In a genomic window of Flavobacterium sp. KACC 22761:
- a CDS encoding sulfatase-like hydrolase/transferase: MATYKKITKIVIPILIVLFLLALFLFWPINTDGTLIKSDEKLLEGKREFLAQKDTSTSQKKPNIIILLADDLGKYDISLYGAKEVPTPQIDSFAASGVTFTDGYVSASICSPSRAGLLTGRYQERFGHEYQPGDRYPKNNLEYYGFKYLINTDGWRLNPKINYPNEASIATQGLPQSEITFADLAKKQGYNTAIIGKWHLGHNKGFFPLDRGFDYHYGFYQAFSLYVPEDDNPDIINHHHKDFTDKTIWGNGRVGIGQIRRDTTIIQEKAYLTEKFADEAEAFIDKNKNKPFLLYVPFNAPHTPFQVRKKYYDRFPNVKDENKRVYYAMISALDDAIGRIRAKVKKEGLEENTLIIFASDNGGADYTFATTNAPLKGGKFSHFEGGINVPFALSWKGKIKPHTVYKTPVSSLDIFSTIASVTGSGLPKDRVYDGVDLIEVVNNNKEAHKNLYWRSGDAKAIRSGNWKLIVSGKTHETWLYDLSKDKSETTDLASKNPEKVKELQTALQNWEKGLIKPLWPNLTYYEFDFGKQKYFVDL; encoded by the coding sequence ATGGCAACCTATAAAAAAATAACCAAGATTGTTATACCCATTTTAATTGTTCTTTTTCTATTGGCATTATTCCTATTCTGGCCAATAAACACTGACGGAACTTTAATAAAATCAGATGAAAAACTTCTTGAAGGAAAAAGAGAATTTTTAGCTCAAAAAGATACCTCAACTTCTCAAAAAAAGCCAAATATTATTATTCTCCTTGCTGATGATTTAGGCAAATATGATATTTCATTATACGGAGCAAAAGAAGTTCCAACGCCTCAAATTGATTCATTTGCCGCTTCTGGAGTTACTTTTACAGATGGTTACGTTTCGGCTTCTATTTGTTCGCCGTCGCGCGCAGGATTGCTTACGGGACGTTATCAAGAACGTTTTGGACATGAATATCAGCCCGGCGATCGTTATCCAAAAAATAACTTGGAATATTATGGTTTCAAATATTTGATAAATACTGACGGTTGGCGATTAAATCCGAAAATCAACTATCCAAATGAAGCGTCTATAGCCACGCAAGGTTTGCCACAATCTGAAATCACTTTTGCTGATTTGGCGAAAAAACAAGGTTACAACACCGCGATAATCGGGAAATGGCATTTGGGTCACAACAAAGGATTTTTCCCTTTAGACCGAGGTTTCGATTATCATTACGGATTTTATCAGGCATTTTCATTATATGTTCCCGAAGATGATAATCCGGATATCATCAATCATCATCATAAAGATTTTACCGATAAAACAATTTGGGGAAATGGACGTGTCGGAATTGGACAAATTCGTCGCGATACCACTATTATTCAGGAAAAAGCCTATTTGACCGAAAAATTTGCTGATGAAGCTGAAGCTTTTATCGACAAAAATAAAAACAAACCTTTTTTGCTTTACGTTCCGTTTAATGCGCCACATACGCCATTTCAGGTTCGTAAAAAATATTACGATCGTTTCCCAAATGTAAAAGACGAAAACAAACGTGTGTATTATGCGATGATCAGCGCGCTTGATGATGCGATTGGAAGAATCAGAGCAAAAGTTAAAAAAGAAGGTTTAGAAGAAAACACGTTAATCATTTTTGCCAGCGACAACGGTGGCGCCGATTATACTTTTGCAACGACAAATGCGCCATTAAAAGGCGGTAAATTTTCGCATTTTGAAGGGGGAATCAATGTTCCGTTTGCACTTTCGTGGAAAGGAAAAATTAAACCGCATACCGTTTATAAAACTCCTGTAAGTTCTCTTGATATTTTTAGCACGATTGCCTCAGTTACGGGTTCTGGCTTGCCAAAAGATCGCGTTTATGATGGCGTTGATTTGATTGAAGTAGTAAACAATAATAAAGAAGCGCACAAAAATTTATATTGGCGTTCTGGCGATGCAAAAGCAATCAGAAGCGGAAATTGGAAATTGATTGTAAGCGGAAAAACTCATGAAACCTGGCTTTATGATTTATCAAAAGACAAATCTGAAACGACAGATTTAGCTTCAAAAAACCCAGAAAAAGTAAAAGAATTGCAGACTGCGCTTCAAAATTGGGAAAAAGGTTTAATCAAACCGCTTTGGCCTAATTTGACTTATTATGAATTCGATTTTGGAAAACAAAAATACTTTGTGGATTTGTAA
- a CDS encoding YeiH family protein, whose protein sequence is MSTQTKQFNIHEDWTVVILGFLIIGISLFIFLPEVPVFSWSNSTDLKTKIFDFENLKVLLIQFIYLISIGTLGVFLIGKSVKYFLLTFPLLYILTLIALILAGNSAIKSINLEAVIFSLIIGLAIGNFFKLPDWFRSALSTELFVKIGLVLLGTSVIFSDILKAGSLGLIQALVVVLSVWYFAFWLCRKLKVDDELTMMISSAVSICGVSAAIATSGAIKGDSKKLSYVISIVLVTAIPMMIFMPIIAKYFNFPEEVTGAWLGGSIDTSGAVVASGTLVGETALKISTIVKFSQNVLLGLAAFAISVYWTYTHNKSAEALESKPTLKVIWERFPKFVIGFILASLLFSFFITSEVRDSVKDSLKNLQGIWFALAFTSIGLETNFKDLFANNSRKPLYAFLLAQLFNVIVTLIIAFFLFG, encoded by the coding sequence ATGTCAACTCAAACTAAACAATTTAATATTCACGAAGACTGGACCGTAGTAATTCTCGGATTTTTAATCATTGGGATTTCACTTTTTATCTTTCTTCCCGAAGTTCCCGTTTTCAGTTGGTCAAATAGTACCGATTTGAAAACGAAAATATTTGATTTTGAAAACCTAAAAGTTCTTCTGATTCAATTTATATATCTGATTTCAATCGGGACTTTAGGCGTTTTTTTAATTGGAAAATCAGTTAAATATTTTCTGCTGACTTTTCCATTATTGTATATTTTAACTTTGATTGCCTTAATTCTGGCGGGAAATTCGGCTATAAAATCTATCAATTTAGAAGCTGTCATTTTCAGTTTGATAATTGGTTTAGCAATTGGGAATTTCTTCAAACTTCCTGACTGGTTTCGCTCGGCACTATCTACAGAATTATTCGTCAAAATCGGATTGGTTTTATTGGGAACCAGTGTAATTTTCTCTGATATTTTAAAAGCCGGTTCGCTCGGATTAATTCAAGCTTTGGTTGTTGTTTTGTCTGTCTGGTATTTTGCCTTTTGGCTTTGCCGAAAATTAAAAGTCGATGACGAATTAACGATGATGATTTCCAGCGCCGTATCCATCTGCGGGGTTTCTGCCGCGATTGCAACTTCGGGCGCTATCAAAGGTGATTCTAAAAAACTGTCTTATGTCATTTCTATTGTTTTGGTAACCGCCATTCCAATGATGATTTTCATGCCGATAATTGCAAAATATTTCAACTTTCCTGAAGAAGTTACTGGCGCTTGGCTCGGCGGAAGTATTGACACTTCGGGAGCTGTTGTGGCTTCTGGAACTTTAGTAGGCGAAACGGCTTTAAAAATCAGTACGATTGTAAAATTTTCGCAGAATGTTTTATTAGGTTTGGCAGCATTTGCAATTTCGGTTTATTGGACTTACACACATAATAAATCGGCGGAAGCTTTAGAATCAAAACCTACTTTAAAAGTAATTTGGGAACGCTTTCCAAAATTTGTTATTGGCTTTATTCTAGCTTCTCTCCTATTTTCATTTTTTATTACTTCAGAAGTTCGCGATTCTGTAAAAGACAGTTTGAAAAATTTGCAAGGAATCTGGTTTGCTTTGGCTTTTACTAGCATTGGTTTAGAAACTAATTTTAAAGATTTATTTGCTAACAATAGTCGTAAACCGTTGTATGCTTTTTTATTGGCGCAATTATTTAATGTTATTGTTACGCTGATTATCGCTTTTTTCTTGTTTGGATAA
- a CDS encoding arylsulfatase: MKNKITSIVFSALIIGATSFTKANAQNTSKPNIILIMVDDMGYSDLGNYGSEIKTPNLDKLASEGLRLREFYNNSICAPTRASLLTGQYQHKAGVGFFDVNLGLPAYQGYLNKESLTLGEVFRSGGYSTILSGKWHVGSEDQAQWPNQRGFDKFYGILKGASNYFDTKPLPFGKTPYPVKLIRNNEELHPKDDSYYFTDEIGNNAVAFLDEQNKENKPFFLYLAFTAPHWPLQAKPVDIAKYRGKFDEGWDVLREKRIEKLKASGILPANQTVSPKDPEVPEWNKLSYDEKQFWKAKMEVYAAMVDNMDQNVGKVLDKLKALKKDKNTLIIFISDNGAQGGFNTYNPLGRGLVRNDGPIGTSGSFDYQEQNWAYLSNTPLQQYKNNMHEGGFSSPFIAWFPSKIKAGRIDKGTGHIIDLAPTFYELAGIQYPKEYNGVTANPLPGKSLLPVLFDNVSEVNRGEPLFWERAGNRAVRDGKWKLVSIYPSYEWELYNLETDRGETTNVAQQNPGIVNKLSASYFEWADRTGVVEYSKFKLKPEVMPGGASLKK; this comes from the coding sequence ATGAAGAATAAAATTACCTCAATAGTATTTTCCGCCTTGATAATCGGAGCTACAAGTTTTACAAAAGCAAACGCTCAGAATACTTCAAAACCAAATATCATTCTGATTATGGTCGATGATATGGGCTATTCAGATTTAGGAAATTATGGTTCTGAAATCAAAACGCCAAATTTGGATAAATTGGCGAGTGAAGGTTTGCGTTTACGTGAATTCTATAATAACTCGATTTGTGCGCCAACAAGAGCTTCTCTCCTAACTGGCCAATATCAGCATAAAGCCGGAGTTGGTTTTTTTGATGTCAATTTGGGATTACCAGCGTATCAAGGCTATTTGAACAAGGAATCTTTGACTTTGGGAGAAGTTTTCCGTTCTGGTGGTTATAGCACGATTTTATCAGGAAAATGGCATGTAGGTTCTGAAGATCAGGCGCAATGGCCCAATCAGAGAGGTTTTGATAAATTTTATGGCATCTTAAAAGGCGCATCCAATTATTTTGATACAAAGCCTTTGCCTTTCGGAAAAACACCTTATCCTGTAAAATTAATTCGAAATAATGAAGAACTTCATCCAAAAGATGATTCTTATTATTTTACAGATGAAATTGGAAACAATGCTGTGGCCTTTTTAGACGAGCAAAACAAAGAAAACAAACCTTTCTTTTTGTATTTAGCTTTTACTGCACCACACTGGCCGTTGCAGGCAAAACCAGTTGATATTGCGAAATACAGAGGAAAATTTGACGAAGGCTGGGATGTTTTAAGAGAAAAAAGAATCGAGAAACTAAAAGCTAGCGGTATTTTGCCTGCCAATCAAACCGTTTCACCAAAAGATCCTGAAGTTCCAGAATGGAATAAATTATCGTACGACGAAAAACAATTCTGGAAAGCCAAAATGGAAGTTTACGCCGCAATGGTTGACAACATGGACCAAAATGTAGGCAAAGTTTTGGACAAACTAAAAGCGCTTAAAAAAGATAAAAACACATTGATTATTTTCATTTCAGATAATGGCGCTCAAGGCGGATTCAATACTTACAATCCACTTGGAAGAGGTTTGGTTCGAAATGACGGTCCAATTGGAACTTCGGGATCATTTGATTATCAGGAACAAAACTGGGCTTATTTATCAAATACGCCACTTCAGCAATATAAAAACAATATGCACGAAGGCGGTTTCAGTTCTCCGTTTATTGCTTGGTTTCCATCAAAAATAAAAGCCGGAAGAATTGATAAGGGAACCGGACATATTATTGACCTCGCTCCTACTTTTTATGAATTGGCTGGAATTCAATATCCAAAAGAATATAATGGTGTAACTGCAAACCCGCTTCCAGGGAAAAGTTTGTTGCCGGTTTTATTTGATAATGTTTCAGAAGTAAACCGAGGCGAACCACTTTTCTGGGAAAGAGCCGGAAATAGAGCTGTTCGTGATGGAAAATGGAAATTGGTTTCCATTTATCCTTCTTACGAATGGGAACTTTATAATCTCGAAACCGATCGTGGCGAAACAACAAATGTAGCACAGCAAAATCCGGGAATTGTGAATAAACTTTCGGCTTCTTATTTTGAATGGGCAGATCGCACTGGAGTTGTCGAATACAGCAAATTCAAACTTAAGCCAGAAGTAATGCCCGGTGGCGCATCTCTCAAGAAATAA
- a CDS encoding sterol desaturase family protein has translation MAIVQREKLTRDLLISLFIYSLPVVAIFLYFKLSNNLVSESHISLPAFLEFLKPAFENIRTWGLTVFMLVLGVIEFAAGLYDDEWTGEERKIDIVCFLAPKLLLPPVIAFFSLTALPYLIPNLANSLSWVPFWGGFFLIAIADDLTQYWYHRLHHQVPFLWRFHRTHHSAPYMGMAMASRQNFIYTVLFSQIYLTATLTYLGLGLPALFVLVIKSFITLGAHSSIAWDKPFYKYKVLHPIAWVLERLISTPATHHAHHADTSGDGVGHFKGNFGNMFFIWDVIFGTGLITRKFPESYGTKSYKQEEWYAQFLWPIFKSKKEGSSLAEGVLSLPSKPKVVEETPAPVLEQV, from the coding sequence ATGGCAATAGTTCAAAGAGAAAAACTGACAAGAGATTTGCTAATAAGTCTTTTTATATATTCATTGCCGGTAGTGGCAATTTTCCTTTATTTCAAATTAAGCAACAATTTGGTAAGCGAGTCGCATATTTCGCTTCCTGCTTTTTTAGAATTCTTAAAACCTGCTTTCGAGAACATCAGAACTTGGGGTCTAACGGTTTTTATGTTGGTTTTAGGAGTTATCGAATTTGCAGCAGGTTTATACGATGACGAATGGACTGGCGAAGAACGCAAAATAGATATCGTTTGTTTTCTTGCTCCAAAATTGCTTTTGCCACCAGTAATTGCATTTTTCAGCTTGACCGCTTTGCCATATTTGATTCCGAATTTGGCTAATTCACTTTCTTGGGTTCCATTCTGGGGAGGATTTTTCCTGATCGCCATTGCCGATGATTTGACGCAATATTGGTACCATAGATTACATCACCAAGTTCCGTTTTTATGGCGTTTTCACAGAACACACCATTCGGCACCATACATGGGAATGGCGATGGCTTCTAGACAAAACTTTATTTACACTGTTCTCTTTTCTCAAATTTATTTGACTGCAACTTTGACTTATTTAGGTTTAGGATTACCAGCTTTGTTTGTTTTGGTGATCAAAAGTTTCATCACTTTGGGAGCGCATTCAAGCATTGCTTGGGACAAACCATTTTATAAATACAAAGTTTTGCATCCAATTGCATGGGTTTTAGAACGTTTGATTTCTACTCCAGCAACGCATCACGCACATCATGCAGATACAAGCGGAGACGGCGTTGGACACTTTAAAGGAAACTTCGGGAATATGTTTTTCATTTGGGACGTCATCTTCGGAACTGGATTAATCACTCGCAAATTCCCAGAATCGTACGGAACAAAATCATACAAACAAGAAGAATGGTACGCACAATTTTTATGGCCAATTTTCAAATCGAAAAAAGAAGGAAGTTCTCTTGCTGAAGGTGTTTTATCACTTCCATCAAAACCAAAAGTTGTTGAAGAAACTCCTGCTCCAGTGTTAGAGCAAGTTTAA
- a CDS encoding thioredoxin domain-containing protein — translation MKNSTFKNSLTAIVLLLAIAVFSQNKSENTLTLDSFYSKIQSQKNPQIIDARGPDEFALNHIIGAVNFNLESKDYAKQVAKLDKAKPVFIYSIGAGRSVQLQNELLKNGFSEAYSLEGGIANWIGGGKPYFANSKSKLTLAEYNKIISDNKTVLVDIGSIYCGACKKVKPILETIKAQYGSNLKIVEIDLEDNTQVIADLKTIKVFPTLILYQNGKIILKKEGSENLKNEVDLALASK, via the coding sequence ATGAAAAACTCAACTTTCAAAAATAGTTTGACAGCAATTGTATTGTTACTTGCAATTGCTGTTTTTTCGCAGAATAAAAGCGAAAATACGTTGACTTTAGATTCTTTTTATTCGAAAATCCAAAGCCAAAAAAATCCGCAGATTATTGATGCTAGAGGCCCTGATGAATTTGCTTTGAATCATATTATTGGAGCGGTAAATTTCAATTTGGAATCTAAAGATTATGCAAAGCAAGTTGCAAAATTAGACAAGGCAAAACCGGTTTTTATTTATTCCATTGGAGCGGGAAGAAGTGTTCAATTGCAAAATGAATTGCTTAAAAATGGTTTCTCTGAAGCATATAGTTTAGAAGGTGGCATTGCAAATTGGATTGGTGGCGGAAAACCTTATTTTGCCAATTCCAAAAGCAAATTGACTCTGGCAGAATACAACAAAATCATTTCTGACAACAAAACGGTTTTGGTGGATATTGGCTCTATTTATTGCGGTGCATGCAAAAAAGTAAAACCGATTCTCGAAACCATAAAAGCTCAATACGGAAGCAACTTGAAAATAGTTGAAATTGATTTGGAAGACAATACACAAGTCATTGCAGATTTGAAAACGATTAAAGTTTTTCCAACCTTAATTTTATATCAAAATGGAAAAATCATTCTTAAAAAAGAAGGTTCTGAAAATTTGAAAAATGAGGTTGACTTAGCTCTAGCTTCTAAATGA
- the epsC gene encoding serine O-acetyltransferase EpsC produces the protein MSSFYQEIAKQHHDLIILPEKKLIHQFIDDLFVILFSNTSKSLESEATIKYKFNQLQKQFDELVLDFSPKSDQKLQTKIFFEAIPHLHKKALNDALTIFTKDPAAKSLEEVLYSYPGFFAIAVYRFSHQLWEQDLKLLARTISEYAHIKTSIEIHPGAQIGNDFAIDHGTGIVIGETTIIGDNVQIYQGVTLGALSVKKEEAFVKRHPTIEDNVIIYANSTILGGQTTVGKDSIIGGNVWLTYTVPSNSVVYHKNEIKIRDNNPFPAPIFYSI, from the coding sequence ATGAGTTCATTTTATCAAGAAATAGCAAAACAGCATCATGACTTAATTATTCTGCCTGAGAAAAAACTAATACATCAGTTTATAGATGATTTGTTTGTCATTTTATTTTCGAATACCTCAAAATCATTAGAATCTGAGGCGACAATCAAATACAAATTCAATCAATTGCAAAAACAGTTTGATGAATTGGTTTTGGATTTTTCGCCAAAAAGCGATCAAAAACTGCAAACTAAAATCTTTTTTGAAGCGATTCCGCATTTGCACAAAAAAGCATTAAACGATGCTTTAACCATATTTACAAAAGATCCTGCGGCCAAATCTCTTGAAGAAGTTTTATACTCGTATCCTGGTTTTTTCGCTATTGCCGTTTACCGATTTTCGCATCAGCTTTGGGAGCAGGATTTAAAATTATTGGCCAGAACAATTTCAGAATATGCTCATATTAAAACGAGCATCGAAATTCATCCCGGAGCACAAATTGGAAATGATTTTGCAATCGATCACGGAACAGGAATCGTGATTGGCGAAACAACAATTATTGGCGATAATGTACAAATTTACCAAGGTGTTACGCTGGGTGCTTTGAGTGTAAAAAAAGAGGAAGCCTTCGTAAAAAGACATCCAACGATTGAAGACAATGTTATTATTTACGCCAACAGCACCATTCTTGGCGGTCAAACTACAGTAGGAAAAGATTCTATTATTGGCGGAAATGTCTGGCTGACTTATACCGTTCCTTCAAATTCTGTTGTGTACCATAAAAACGAAATCAAAATTCGAGACAATAATCCTTTTCCCGCCCCCATTTTTTATTCTATTTAA